The following coding sequences are from one Musa acuminata AAA Group cultivar baxijiao chromosome BXJ2-4, Cavendish_Baxijiao_AAA, whole genome shotgun sequence window:
- the LOC135609288 gene encoding uncharacterized protein LOC135609288, with amino-acid sequence MATAEEEIVYKTKVVRFVGCGIPEDRCPPLAICDVLLLRNHLNLSLDVSEVSLQKLLSLVAERLIDPNCNVQDDGHVNNRQQNISEAIDLLPRLAAGIDVNVHFRK; translated from the exons ATGGCGACAGCGGAGGAGGAGATCGTCTACAAGACCAAGGTCGTTCGGTTCGTCGGCTGCGGCATCCCGGAAGACCGTTGCCCTCCCCTCGCAATCT GTGATGTTTTGCTGCTGAGGAATCATCTTAATTTGAGCCTGGACGTCTCGGAGGTCTCGCTGCAGAAGCTGCTCTCGCTCGTCGCGGAAAGATTGATCGACCCTAACTGCAACGTGCAG GATGATGGACATGTCAACAATCGGCAGCAGAACATATCTGAAGCAATTGATCTGCTGCCTCGGCTTGCGGCTGGGATCGATGTAAACGTGCATTTTAGGAAGTGA
- the LOC103979328 gene encoding B-box zinc finger protein 20 gives MRILCDVCGEEEASVFCCADEAALCGACDRRVHRANKVAGKHRRLSLSGSSAQSRPACDICQEKRGYLFCHEDRAILCRDCDASVHSASHLTMKHNRFLLTGARLSAAPIPCSPSPESEAAADKATTKNTVTTADQNKASVADGSSPIASTSAATPTTATSSISEYLINMCPGWRVEDLLVDDAAVVAMEDFSKGDDLPPFLGADLEAVAEKFPVWAPQVPQFPPPAPPAAATTTSRYQPWNTSKEAGRERWSEDLFAVPQISPASTPSKRPRHTPWYY, from the exons ATGAGAATACTGTGCGACGTGTGCGGCGAAGAGGAGGCCTCGGTGTTCTGCTGCGCCGACGAGGCCGCCCTCTGCGGCGCCTGCGATCGGCGGGTGCACAGGGCGAACAAGGTCGCCGGCAAGCACCGCCGCCTCTCGCTCTCCGGCTCCTCCGCGCAGTCGCGCCCCGCCTGTGACATCTGCCAG GAGAAGCGGGGGTACTTGTTCTGCCACGAGGACCGGGCGATTCTTTGCAGGGACTGCGACGCTTCCGTCCACAGCGCCAGCCATCTCACCATGAAGCACAACCGGTTCCTCCTCACTGGCGCCCGCCTCTCCGCCGCTCCCATCCCCTGCTCTCCCTCCCCTGagtcggaggcggcggcggataAGGCTACCACCAAGAACACCGTCACCACGGCCGATCAAAACAAGGCCTCGGTCGCAGACGGCTCCTCCCCCATCGCTTCCACCAGCGCCGCCACCCCGACCACTGCCACCAGCAGCATCTCGGAGTACCTAATCAACATGTGCCCGGGCTGGCGCGTCGAGGACTTGCTGGTCGACGACGCGGCCGTCGTCGCGATGGAAGATTTCTCCAAG GGAGACGATCTGCCGCCGTTCCTGGGGGCCGATCTGGAAGCGGTTGCGGAGAAGTTCCCCGTCTGGGCACCACAAGTACCGCAGTTCCCTCCGCCGGCTCCCCCGGCCGCCGCCACAACCACCTCACGCTACCAGCCTTGGAATACCAGCAAGGAGGCGGGCCGAGAGCGGTGGAGCGAGGACCTGTTCGCGGTGCCTCAGATCTCCCCTGCTTCTACTCCAAGCAAGAGGCCAAGGCACACTCCTTGGTACTACTGA